In a genomic window of Helianthus annuus cultivar XRQ/B chromosome 10, HanXRQr2.0-SUNRISE, whole genome shotgun sequence:
- the LOC110880884 gene encoding leucine-rich repeat extensin-like protein 2: MDLDEDPDPEMPPSGTLTHPIDISSGSSFVGSPYKGPDEYNEWWGQWKFANTPSYHNTPPQPPLEEPHFEAVTPPPLPAEEPPQPPPEPPRRRRNARISVRGGPRFSSPQASSNYPLIPEDPQMGGPSHVVPEIDVTPATFAPSPPPMGYENPIPTYPGPTGYNLFEPQAPTGYNYQPPTYDLYIEAVNYNALYPSPFPPAYPTGYPVQGYNTLHLNPSRNLNHHNNKKSCKGCKKWNVGWIEVKGTPISSLKDL; this comes from the coding sequence ATGGATTTGGATGAAGATCCGGATCCAGAAATGCCACCTTCTGGGACGCTTACGCATCCCATAGATATATCAAGCGGTTCTTCCTTTGTAGGATCTCCATATAAAGGTCCCGATGAATATAATGAATGGTGGGGGCAATGGAAATTTGCAAACACCCCTTCATACCACAACACCCCACCACAACCTCCATTAGAGGAACCGCACTTTGAAGCGGTgactccaccaccactaccagCTGAAGAACCACCTCAGCCACCTCCCGAGCCACCAAGACGGAGGAGAAACGCACGCATATCTGTGCGAGGGGGACCAAGATTTAGCTCCCCTCAAGCTTCTAGCAACTACCCTCTGATCCCTGAAgatccacaaatgggtggaccttcacATGTTGTGCCGGAAATCGACGTTACACCGGCCACCTTTGCACCATCGCCACCTCCAATGGGTTATGAAAACCCAATACCTACCTACCCAGGTCCGACTGGGTATAACCTGTTTGAGCCACAAGCTCCTACTGGTTACAATTATCAACCTCCTACTTACGACCTATACATCGAAGCAGTCAATTATAACGCCCTCTATCCTTCGCCGTTTCCACCTGCATACCCAACTGGGTATCCTGTTCAAGGGTATAATACCCTCCACCTCAACCCCAGCCGTAACCtcaaccaccacaacaacaagAAATCTTGCAAAGGGTGCAAGAAGTGGAACGTAGGGTGGATAGAGGTGAAAGGAACACCAATAAGTTCTTTAAAAGACTTGTAA